One stretch of Oligoflexus sp. DNA includes these proteins:
- a CDS encoding Hpt domain-containing protein has translation MGAAPKLDEAWPIIDAQKLQAIKNLGEPDDEDDFFKELLNIFFQRCPALLVELDAAVAAKDPVKVERSGHALKGTSGNLGAMMMMKLAEQLEVMGRSGKVENASEVLAELHKTYPLTKKELETKWL, from the coding sequence ATGGGTGCGGCTCCTAAGCTGGACGAAGCCTGGCCGATCATTGATGCGCAGAAACTCCAAGCCATCAAGAACCTCGGCGAGCCTGATGATGAGGATGACTTCTTCAAGGAGCTGCTCAATATTTTCTTTCAGCGTTGTCCTGCGCTCCTGGTTGAACTCGATGCAGCCGTTGCCGCCAAGGATCCTGTGAAAGTCGAGCGATCCGGCCATGCTCTCAAGGGCACTTCAGGCAACCTGGGTGCCATGATGATGATGAAATTGGCTGAGCAATTGGAAGTGATGGGACGCAGCGGTAAAGTCGAAAATGCATCGGAAGTCCTGGCGGAGTTGCATAAGACCTATCCCCTCACCAAAAAAGAGCTTGAGACCAAATGGTTATGA
- a CDS encoding response regulator transcription factor has protein sequence MKGNPSDTYTITLDDDVMVHQIIERSTKIRTVGMKDPEELLAKVDELHPIAVFIDIHLGNGRTGLDILPNLRAAWPFCPILVITGTPAETSIVKALNSGADDFIRKPLIPDEVDARFKLRMADAAQKAAKEVVEFGDITIDSAHRTVEGPSGKRFASPIEVNLLACLANTEGAIVEKDALKMRCWGQIKVTDNALHRKLHAVRQLLKDVSDNVVIETKYGVGFYLKYLGQGQQHLDAAS, from the coding sequence ATGAAAGGCAACCCAAGTGATACCTACACAATTACCCTGGACGATGATGTCATGGTGCATCAGATCATCGAACGCTCAACCAAAATTCGCACCGTTGGGATGAAGGATCCCGAGGAGCTTTTGGCCAAAGTCGATGAATTGCACCCCATCGCAGTCTTTATTGACATCCATTTGGGTAATGGCCGGACCGGATTGGATATTTTGCCCAATCTGCGCGCTGCATGGCCCTTCTGCCCAATCCTGGTGATCACCGGCACTCCGGCGGAAACCAGCATTGTGAAAGCATTGAATTCCGGAGCGGATGATTTTATTCGCAAGCCCCTGATCCCCGATGAAGTCGATGCGCGTTTCAAACTGCGCATGGCGGATGCGGCTCAGAAGGCGGCCAAGGAAGTCGTGGAATTCGGCGACATCACCATCGACTCGGCTCATCGCACAGTCGAAGGTCCATCGGGCAAACGCTTTGCCTCCCCCATCGAAGTCAACCTTCTGGCCTGCCTTGCGAATACCGAAGGCGCCATCGTCGAGAAGGATGCTTTGAAAATGCGTTGCTGGGGCCAGATCAAGGTTACAGATAACGCGCTGCACCGCAAACTGCACGCTGTTCGTCAACTCCTGAAGGATGTGTCGGACAACGTCGTGATCGAAACCAAATACGGTGTGGGCTTCTATCTGAAATACCTGGGTCAGGGTCAGCAGCACCTGGATGCGGCCTCCTGA
- a CDS encoding undecaprenyl-phosphate glucose phosphotransferase, which translates to MNRQTSQLLFTLRLLGDLIMITLAWVLAFLLRFYSWIDAPLGVPPIALYSKLIPFIWGIWFATFAFTGGLKRLGQQKRFRYEVFDIIPASIVALLSLIAFTYFYEEYRYSRITLLIFGALQPFAVIIGRDIVRRIIRNYRRRLDPRRVLIIARGEGILEALSISQKLGVERSLVEGVVMPGGNFQSHEERILRQQDLSRIEQPEDWPHYFVEHPIQTVVIALPYQFHGFLDRELEKIADQVNDIRILPDIKRFSRMSPGIELIDNSPVISIHESPLSGFNIILKRGLDIMGASFALILLSPVMLMIAMLVPFSSRGPVLYRQERMGLDGVRFNCLKFRSMPVDAEHQTGAVWAKPGDQRATRLGSFLRRTSLDELPQFFNVLRGDMSLVGPRPERPVFVDKFRKEVPGYMLRHKVKTGITGWAQVNGWRGSTSIEKRIECDLFYIQNWSLWLDIKILFLTLDEVIRGRNAY; encoded by the coding sequence ATGAATCGACAGACAAGCCAGCTCCTTTTCACCCTAAGGCTTCTGGGTGACCTCATCATGATTACCCTGGCCTGGGTGCTGGCGTTCCTTCTGCGCTTCTATTCCTGGATAGATGCCCCCCTGGGTGTGCCGCCCATCGCCCTTTATTCGAAGCTCATTCCTTTCATCTGGGGCATCTGGTTCGCGACCTTCGCCTTCACCGGCGGCCTGAAACGTCTGGGTCAGCAGAAGCGTTTCCGCTATGAAGTCTTCGATATCATTCCGGCTTCCATCGTCGCGCTCTTGTCCTTGATCGCTTTCACTTACTTTTATGAGGAATACCGCTATTCGCGCATTACCCTTTTGATATTCGGCGCCTTGCAGCCTTTTGCCGTGATCATCGGCCGCGACATCGTTCGGCGTATCATACGCAATTATCGTCGCCGTCTGGATCCGCGCCGCGTCCTCATCATCGCGCGTGGCGAAGGCATCCTGGAGGCCCTTTCGATCAGTCAGAAGCTGGGTGTGGAACGGTCTCTCGTCGAGGGAGTCGTCATGCCTGGCGGAAATTTCCAAAGTCACGAGGAAAGGATCTTGCGTCAGCAGGATCTTTCCCGCATCGAGCAACCCGAAGACTGGCCGCACTATTTCGTCGAGCACCCCATTCAAACTGTAGTGATCGCCCTTCCCTATCAGTTTCATGGCTTTTTGGATCGGGAATTGGAAAAGATTGCCGATCAGGTAAACGATATTCGCATTTTGCCGGATATCAAACGCTTCAGCCGCATGTCACCCGGTATTGAGCTGATCGACAATTCCCCGGTCATCAGCATCCACGAAAGCCCACTCTCCGGATTCAATATCATCCTGAAGCGGGGCCTTGACATCATGGGCGCTTCGTTCGCGCTGATCCTTTTAAGTCCGGTGATGCTGATGATCGCCATGCTGGTGCCCTTCAGCTCGCGGGGGCCGGTGCTGTATCGCCAGGAGCGAATGGGACTGGATGGAGTGCGTTTCAACTGCCTGAAATTCCGTTCGATGCCGGTGGATGCCGAGCATCAGACCGGGGCGGTCTGGGCGAAGCCTGGTGATCAAAGGGCCACGCGCCTCGGCAGTTTTCTGCGCCGCACGAGCCTTGATGAACTCCCGCAGTTCTTCAACGTGCTGCGCGGGGATATGAGCCTGGTCGGACCAAGGCCCGAGCGTCCGGTCTTCGTCGATAAATTCCGGAAGGAAGTGCCGGGCTATATGCTGCGGCACAAGGTCAAGACCGGAATCACCGGCTGGGCCCAGGTCAACGGCTGGCGCGGCAGCACCAGTATTGAAAAGCGCATCGAATGCGATCTTTTTTATATACAGAATTGGTCGCTCTGGCTGGATATCAAAATTCTCTTTTTAACCCTGGATGAAGTGATCCGCGGCCGCAACGCCTACTGA
- a CDS encoding matrixin family metalloprotease, whose amino-acid sequence MFGRTLTLLFALFFFSACQEYQVVAVKDFRIYTDTKNPELKKAIRILAQRYNKDMGSKTLTIVDREEDSNSRIRFTSGLHDNGHKLGLGKWITTTNQKSTLTINGEKNTQTVAYAMDIEFDQENFEAKVASLSDSSSEEAQHLYHLFCHEIGHGLQMDHSPENSNVMYPTIPDKPTRYVDYKAYFNRARSFMSSH is encoded by the coding sequence ATGTTTGGCCGCACACTTACTCTTCTGTTCGCCCTTTTCTTCTTTTCCGCCTGTCAGGAATATCAGGTGGTTGCCGTGAAAGACTTCCGCATCTACACGGACACCAAAAACCCCGAGTTGAAAAAAGCCATCAGGATCCTGGCTCAGCGCTACAACAAGGACATGGGTTCCAAGACCCTGACCATCGTGGATCGCGAGGAAGACAGCAATTCCCGCATTCGCTTCACCAGCGGACTGCATGACAATGGTCACAAGCTGGGACTGGGCAAGTGGATCACGACGACCAATCAAAAATCAACGCTGACCATCAATGGCGAGAAGAATACGCAAACGGTCGCTTATGCGATGGATATTGAATTCGATCAGGAGAATTTTGAAGCGAAGGTGGCTTCCTTGAGTGATTCAAGCAGCGAGGAAGCCCAGCATCTTTACCATCTTTTCTGCCATGAGATCGGTCATGGACTTCAGATGGATCACAGCCCAGAGAATTCGAATGTGATGTATCCGACGATTCCCGACAAACCCACGCGGTATGTCGATTATAAGGCTTACTTCAATCGGGCTCGCTCGTTTATGAGCAGTCATTGA
- a CDS encoding N-formylglutamate amidohydrolase, with the protein MSFPVYHLRPAEAARRPIIVSVPHAGTDVPEEVAQTLRPDILHKLPDTDWFVPELYAFCPSLGIPMIQARLSRYVVDLNRPMEGPALYTDHRRQTDAMPLTTFDGVELYELAQRPDAAERERRGHLYYQPYHAALQDLIHEAHKNFKHVLLFDAHSIRRSVPSLAPDPFADMIVGDRDGGSADKALSDALLRVLKQSPFQIAHNQPFKGGQITRAYGMPEKRVHAIQLEMSQDVYMNDARTRLDPKKCAQVQKVLTDAFLELSTVLEALP; encoded by the coding sequence ATGTCTTTCCCTGTCTATCATCTTAGGCCTGCTGAAGCAGCACGAAGGCCCATTATCGTCAGCGTTCCGCATGCAGGAACCGATGTGCCTGAAGAAGTGGCTCAAACGCTAAGACCCGATATTCTGCATAAGCTCCCGGACACGGACTGGTTTGTTCCGGAACTTTATGCATTCTGCCCGAGTCTCGGGATTCCGATGATCCAGGCGCGCCTGAGCCGCTATGTGGTGGATCTGAATCGCCCAATGGAAGGTCCGGCTCTTTATACCGATCACAGACGGCAAACCGATGCGATGCCTCTGACCACCTTTGATGGTGTCGAGCTCTATGAACTCGCGCAAAGGCCCGATGCCGCCGAACGCGAGCGTCGCGGACACCTTTACTATCAGCCTTATCATGCCGCCCTGCAGGATCTCATTCACGAGGCGCATAAAAACTTCAAGCATGTGCTGCTGTTCGATGCGCATTCCATTCGCCGTTCGGTGCCGTCGCTGGCTCCGGATCCCTTTGCCGATATGATCGTCGGTGATCGCGATGGCGGCAGCGCGGACAAGGCCTTGAGTGATGCCCTGCTGCGCGTTCTTAAACAATCGCCCTTTCAGATCGCCCATAATCAGCCTTTCAAGGGCGGGCAGATCACAAGGGCCTATGGAATGCCTGAAAAGCGCGTGCATGCGATTCAATTGGAAATGTCGCAGGATGTTTATATGAACGACGCCCGTACGCGCCTCGATCCCAAAAAATGCGCCCAGGTGCAAAAGGTTCTGACGGATGCATTTCTGGAACTTTCCACCGTCCTGGAGGCCTTGCCATGA
- the hutF gene encoding formimidoylglutamate deiminase: MTQVLQFKAGYVDGQWLTPCYVTVDDLGRISAIGDDAPSLPVTEKNPGYLLPGFANGHSHSFQYLMSGMAERLEPGHEKDDFWSWREKMYQLAGVLDPEQLLDITTRFYQTLLEYGYTSVCEFHYLHHDKSGQHYAQPAQLSVAIMEAARRAGIRLTLVPVYYHQSAPGQAIQPRQRRFYCKDTDEYLALLENIANVNRKEYPEVLVGYGVHSMRAAPPRDIKTILGTHWALGPAHFHVSEQSTDAIAFEQAYHCRAVDWLYDNIPLSDHHNLVHATHINTLEIKKLVASKATVVLCPSTEGNLGDGIFPFPEFFGQGGNFCIGTDSHVSLCPFGEARYPEIVHRLFMEKRNLLCDAERMDSGQILFDHVQRAGRKALGLLGDAFSVGQPFDAIVLDSGHDRLVERPVSNVLGIAMYAGDQGLIESVYVQGKKQVSGRSHVKKRETVESFRRVVRQVTSDLRV; encoded by the coding sequence ATGACTCAGGTTTTGCAGTTCAAAGCGGGCTATGTCGACGGTCAGTGGCTCACGCCCTGTTATGTGACAGTGGACGACCTGGGACGGATCAGTGCGATCGGTGACGATGCTCCGTCCCTTCCTGTGACTGAAAAAAATCCCGGTTATCTTCTGCCGGGTTTTGCCAATGGGCACTCGCACTCCTTTCAGTATCTGATGAGCGGCATGGCCGAGCGTTTGGAACCCGGTCATGAGAAGGATGATTTCTGGTCCTGGCGCGAGAAAATGTATCAGCTCGCCGGTGTGCTCGATCCTGAGCAGCTCCTTGATATCACGACGCGTTTTTACCAGACGCTCTTGGAGTACGGCTATACATCGGTCTGTGAATTTCATTATCTGCATCATGACAAGTCCGGTCAGCACTATGCGCAGCCTGCGCAACTGTCCGTGGCCATCATGGAAGCGGCTCGACGGGCCGGGATTCGTTTGACTCTGGTGCCTGTTTACTATCATCAGTCAGCGCCAGGCCAAGCGATTCAGCCAAGGCAGCGCCGGTTTTATTGCAAGGATACCGATGAATATCTCGCCCTTTTGGAAAATATTGCGAATGTGAATCGGAAGGAATATCCCGAGGTTCTCGTTGGCTATGGCGTGCATTCGATGCGTGCGGCGCCTCCCCGGGATATCAAGACCATCCTGGGAACCCATTGGGCCCTTGGACCTGCGCATTTTCATGTGTCCGAGCAGTCCACCGATGCGATCGCTTTCGAGCAGGCTTATCATTGCCGGGCGGTGGATTGGCTTTACGATAATATTCCACTGTCCGATCACCATAACCTTGTTCACGCCACGCATATCAATACCCTTGAGATCAAAAAGCTCGTGGCTTCGAAAGCCACGGTCGTTCTTTGCCCCTCCACCGAGGGCAACCTGGGCGATGGCATTTTCCCCTTCCCCGAATTTTTCGGCCAGGGTGGCAACTTCTGTATCGGCACCGATTCGCACGTGAGCCTTTGCCCCTTTGGGGAGGCGCGTTATCCGGAGATCGTGCATCGGTTATTTATGGAGAAGCGCAACCTGCTCTGTGATGCGGAACGGATGGATTCGGGACAGATCCTCTTTGATCATGTGCAAAGGGCCGGACGCAAGGCTTTAGGCCTTCTCGGAGACGCTTTTTCCGTGGGCCAGCCCTTTGATGCGATTGTGCTCGATAGCGGGCATGATCGGCTGGTGGAGCGGCCTGTTTCGAATGTCCTTGGCATTGCCATGTATGCCGGCGATCAGGGGCTTATTGAGAGCGTTTATGTGCAGGGGAAAAAACAGGTCAGCGGGCGGTCGCATGTGAAAAAGCGGGAGACGGTCGAATCGTTTCGCAGGGTCGTGCGGCAGGTCACGTCTGACCTGCGCGTTTAG
- a CDS encoding glycosyltransferase gives MRVAFVHDWLVTWRGGEKVLEALLELYPNAPIYTLFYDEAEMPESIRRRTIIVDPWLNALKRFRKILLPLLPAAVEAMPLEDYDLVISTSSCVAKGVLVGAEARHLSYIHSPMRYIWDQRRYYLTPHRSLSLIEMIKHILLSKLRVWDVASNHRVDRFVANSSFVRTRVKRYYGRDAQVVHPPVAIERFKPQNPKKGGYFLAAGAFVNYKRFDLAIAACERLGKKLIIAGSGPEEKQLRRLAGKMTEFRLKPSAEEWVRLFQDADALIFPGVEDFGITAIEALAAGTPVIALKAGGALDFVQEGKTGLFFQEASADSLAKTLQNFSDQAFNRDYLTTFAATFSRDSFQRKMRQEIDATLKDRA, from the coding sequence ATGCGTGTCGCATTTGTGCATGATTGGCTGGTGACCTGGCGCGGTGGGGAAAAAGTCCTTGAGGCCTTGCTCGAACTCTATCCAAATGCTCCTATTTACACGCTGTTTTACGACGAAGCGGAAATGCCGGAATCCATCCGGCGTCGCACGATCATCGTCGATCCCTGGCTCAATGCTCTGAAACGTTTTCGTAAGATCCTCTTGCCTCTTTTACCAGCAGCTGTCGAAGCCATGCCTTTGGAGGACTATGACCTTGTCATCAGCACCTCGTCGTGCGTGGCCAAGGGCGTGCTGGTCGGGGCCGAGGCCCGGCATCTTTCTTATATCCATTCACCTATGCGATATATTTGGGATCAACGCCGCTATTATCTGACTCCTCACCGTTCCCTCTCGCTGATCGAGATGATCAAACACATCCTTCTGTCCAAATTGAGGGTTTGGGATGTGGCGTCGAACCATCGCGTGGATCGCTTCGTGGCCAACAGCAGCTTCGTGCGGACGCGCGTGAAGCGTTATTACGGTCGCGACGCTCAGGTCGTGCATCCGCCGGTCGCCATCGAAAGGTTCAAGCCTCAAAATCCAAAAAAAGGCGGATATTTCCTGGCTGCAGGAGCCTTTGTCAACTACAAGCGCTTTGACCTCGCCATCGCCGCCTGCGAAAGACTCGGCAAGAAATTGATCATCGCCGGATCCGGTCCCGAGGAAAAGCAACTGCGACGATTGGCAGGAAAAATGACCGAATTTCGCCTGAAGCCATCAGCCGAGGAATGGGTCCGCCTCTTTCAGGACGCGGATGCGCTCATCTTCCCAGGCGTCGAGGATTTTGGTATCACGGCGATCGAAGCGCTGGCGGCGGGAACGCCCGTCATCGCGCTCAAAGCCGGTGGGGCTTTGGATTTTGTCCAGGAAGGAAAAACCGGACTCTTTTTTCAAGAGGCTAGCGCCGACTCTCTTGCCAAAACGCTCCAGAATTTTTCAGACCAGGCCTTTAATCGCGATTATCTCACCACCTTTGCAGCGACCTTCAGTCGAGATAGCTTTCAAAGAAAAATGCGTCAGGAGATCGACGCGACCCTTAAGGATCGAGCATGA